In Arthrobacter sp. SLBN-112, a genomic segment contains:
- the era gene encoding GTPase Era, with translation MSKKNKDAAADDFGGFRAGFSVLVGRPNAGKSTLTNALVGKKVAITSAKPQTTRHTIRGIVHREDAQLILVDTPGLHRPRTLLGKRLNDLVADTLAEVDAIGFCLPANEKIGPGDKFIANQLAAVGRIPVIAIVTKADLVDKQALTEQLLAVAALGREVMGEEGWKDIVPVSATDGFQVETVADVLISHMPPSPPLYPDGELTDEPEAVMVAELIREAALEGVRDELPHSLAVVVEEIVPREDRPDDNPLLDVRVNLYVERPSQKAIIIGKGGSRLREVGTNARKGIEALLGTRIYLDLHVKVAKDWQRDPKQLVKLGF, from the coding sequence GTGAGCAAGAAAAATAAGGATGCGGCCGCGGACGATTTCGGCGGCTTCCGCGCAGGGTTTTCGGTCCTCGTCGGCAGGCCGAATGCCGGCAAGTCCACGCTGACCAACGCGCTGGTGGGCAAAAAGGTGGCCATCACGTCGGCCAAACCGCAGACCACGCGGCATACCATCAGGGGCATCGTGCACCGTGAGGACGCCCAGCTGATCCTCGTGGACACCCCTGGACTGCACCGGCCCCGCACCCTGCTCGGCAAACGCCTTAACGACCTCGTCGCGGACACCCTTGCCGAAGTTGACGCCATCGGGTTCTGCCTGCCGGCCAACGAGAAGATCGGCCCCGGTGACAAGTTCATCGCCAACCAGCTTGCCGCCGTCGGGCGTATACCCGTCATCGCCATCGTCACCAAAGCCGACCTGGTTGACAAGCAGGCCCTGACCGAGCAACTCCTCGCCGTCGCGGCCCTTGGCCGCGAGGTGATGGGGGAAGAGGGCTGGAAGGACATCGTGCCCGTATCTGCCACCGACGGTTTCCAGGTGGAGACTGTGGCCGACGTGCTGATCAGCCACATGCCGCCGTCTCCGCCGCTCTACCCGGACGGCGAGCTGACGGACGAACCCGAGGCCGTCATGGTGGCCGAACTGATCCGCGAGGCGGCGCTGGAAGGCGTCCGCGACGAGCTTCCCCACTCCTTGGCGGTTGTGGTCGAAGAGATCGTCCCCCGGGAGGACCGTCCGGATGACAACCCGTTGCTGGATGTCCGGGTCAACCTCTACGTGGAGCGGCCCTCGCAGAAGGCCATCATTATCGGCAAGGGCGGCAGCCGCCTGCGTGAAGTGGGAACCAACGCGCGCAAGGGTATCGAAGCCCTCCTCGGGACGCGCATCTACCTGGACCTCCACGTCAAGGTGGCCAAAGACTGGCAGCGCGACCCAAAGCAGCTGGTCAAACTGGGTTTCTGA
- a CDS encoding LCP family protein, producing MGRGRDKRDNEVGLAAGAGPVSRHADGGAAGAARHLGPLRTMPVWLKVLTSVVAVVLVAGIAFAGFWFFRLQGNISKAPLNAGGGSTESPANDATGRMQILILGSDTRDGKNSQYGTTDDSTGYGKSDVMMLMDISEDNKRVNVISFPRDLLVDIPQCTDRKTNKVYPARSGVMINEAMGEAGIGCAVDTVNKLTGMQVDHFMMADFNAVKELSNAVGGVDVCISDAVFDPDSGLRLPAGTSAVQGEMALSYLRTRHAFADGGDLGRIKAQQGFLSSLTRKIKDEGTLSDPAKMLKIADVVTQNLTVDDGLASIPALLTIGNRLKNIDISKVAFVAVPTAPAPTDPNRLVIAEPAGAQLFSALRKNVDLTDPTAPTTTPPAGSPTPTPSPTATAAPVPPYNKAVQPVTVANGSGVPGRAQELVQVLVNGGFAGTSQFQAQPVAKTAVYYGPNFADVATDVAALLGIPAEQMIPLAAIQGVQVYVGSDFTTGTAFGAGTPALPSDIVNQTAGDKVCQQANPALIVRQ from the coding sequence GTGGGTCGAGGCCGCGACAAACGCGACAACGAGGTTGGCTTGGCAGCCGGAGCAGGACCGGTATCCCGCCACGCGGACGGCGGTGCCGCAGGGGCGGCCCGCCACCTGGGCCCGCTCCGCACCATGCCTGTGTGGCTGAAAGTCCTCACCAGCGTGGTGGCAGTCGTCCTGGTAGCCGGGATCGCTTTCGCCGGCTTCTGGTTCTTCCGGCTGCAGGGCAACATTTCCAAGGCCCCGTTGAACGCCGGCGGCGGCAGCACCGAGTCGCCCGCCAACGATGCCACGGGCCGGATGCAGATCCTGATCCTCGGGTCGGACACCCGGGACGGGAAGAACTCCCAGTACGGGACCACTGACGATTCCACCGGCTACGGCAAATCGGACGTAATGATGCTGATGGATATCTCCGAGGACAACAAGCGCGTCAACGTGATCAGCTTTCCCCGCGACCTCCTGGTGGACATCCCGCAGTGCACGGACCGGAAAACCAACAAGGTTTATCCCGCCCGCAGCGGCGTGATGATCAATGAGGCCATGGGCGAAGCCGGCATCGGCTGCGCCGTGGATACCGTCAACAAGCTGACCGGCATGCAGGTGGACCACTTCATGATGGCGGACTTCAACGCCGTCAAGGAACTTTCCAACGCCGTTGGCGGTGTGGACGTATGCATCAGCGACGCCGTCTTCGACCCCGATTCGGGGCTTCGCCTGCCCGCGGGGACTTCCGCCGTCCAAGGCGAGATGGCACTTTCCTACCTCCGCACCCGCCACGCGTTCGCCGACGGCGGCGATCTGGGCCGGATCAAGGCCCAGCAGGGATTCCTGTCCTCGCTGACCCGCAAGATCAAGGACGAGGGGACGCTGTCCGACCCCGCAAAGATGCTCAAGATCGCCGACGTCGTCACCCAGAACCTCACTGTCGATGATGGGCTGGCCTCCATTCCGGCCCTCCTCACCATCGGCAACCGGCTGAAGAACATCGACATCAGCAAGGTTGCGTTCGTCGCCGTGCCCACGGCACCCGCACCCACCGACCCCAACCGCCTGGTCATCGCCGAACCTGCGGGCGCCCAGCTTTTCTCCGCACTCCGGAAGAATGTTGACCTGACCGATCCGACGGCACCCACCACCACGCCGCCCGCTGGGTCGCCGACGCCGACGCCCTCGCCGACCGCGACGGCGGCACCGGTCCCGCCATACAACAAGGCAGTCCAGCCTGTAACCGTGGCCAATGGCAGCGGCGTCCCGGGCCGGGCCCAGGAACTTGTCCAGGTCCTGGTGAACGGCGGCTTCGCGGGAACATCGCAGTTCCAGGCCCAACCGGTGGCAAAGACGGCCGTGTACTACGGGCCCAATTTCGCGGATGTCGCCACAGACGTCGCCGCCCTGCTCGGAATTCCGGCCGAACAGATGATCCCGCTTGCGGCAATCCAGGGCGTGCAGGTCTACGTGGGCAGCGACTTCACCACCGGTACCGCCTTCGGGGCCGGGACGCCCGCGCTGCCTTCGGACATCGTCAACCAGACCGCGGGGGACAAGGTCTGCCAGCAGGCAAACCCTGCGCTGATCGTCCGGCAGTAG
- a CDS encoding M13-type metalloendopeptidase has product MPISGIDLSTIDDTVRPQDDLYQHVNGAWLKATEIPDDRPLEGTFTALRDGSELAVRDIIEEAAAKGADATGIERKIGDLYNSFMDEATVEGKGMEPVRGRLAEVFATGSAEEFIALAGRLFRADVGGLFYIYPAPDAGNPDRVLLYTGQGGLGLPDESYYREEKFAPIVLAYTGHVEKIFELAGVPDPNGAATRVVQLETKLAAHHWDNVTLRDPQKTYNLKTADEANALFPLLATWFEAAGIEPAKRAEIVVSTPDFFAGATVLLDEVPLSTWQEWLAMRVVSAAAPYLSSEFVDANFAFYGTTISGTPRNKDRWKRGVAVVESGLGEAVGQIYVARHFPETHKERMQTLVANLTEAYRRSINDVDWMGEDTKAEALRKLAAFRAKIGYPDEWIDYSAVEIRPDDLLGNVERAHNADVDRHLDEVGKPVDRNKWLMTPQTVNAYYHPMMNEIVFPAAILQPPFFTADADDAVNYGGIGAVIGHEIGHGFDDQGSQFDGGGALRNWWTDQDRQAFEALTARLVAQYDALSPTAAPGHHVNGRLTLGENIGDLAGLTIAYKAYLISLDGKEPEVLDGLTGQQRFFASWAAGWRQVIRQEEAIRRLATDPHSPNEFRTNAIAKNLDSFHEAFDVTEADGMWMPAAERVSIW; this is encoded by the coding sequence GTGCCCATTTCGGGGATCGATCTGTCCACCATTGATGACACAGTCCGGCCGCAGGATGACCTTTACCAACACGTGAACGGTGCCTGGCTGAAAGCCACCGAGATTCCCGACGACCGGCCCCTGGAAGGTACGTTCACCGCCCTCCGCGACGGGTCCGAGCTTGCCGTCCGGGACATCATCGAAGAAGCGGCAGCCAAAGGCGCGGACGCGACGGGAATCGAGCGGAAGATCGGCGACCTCTACAACAGCTTCATGGACGAGGCGACAGTTGAAGGCAAGGGCATGGAACCGGTCAGGGGCCGGCTGGCTGAGGTCTTTGCCACCGGATCAGCCGAGGAGTTCATTGCACTGGCGGGCCGGCTGTTCCGCGCCGACGTCGGCGGGCTCTTCTACATCTACCCTGCACCGGATGCGGGAAATCCGGACCGGGTCCTGCTCTACACCGGCCAGGGCGGCCTGGGCCTGCCCGACGAGTCGTACTACCGTGAAGAGAAGTTCGCCCCCATCGTTTTGGCATACACGGGCCACGTGGAGAAGATCTTCGAGCTGGCCGGAGTGCCTGATCCCAACGGTGCCGCTACCCGGGTGGTCCAGCTGGAAACGAAACTCGCAGCGCACCACTGGGACAACGTCACCCTCCGGGATCCGCAAAAGACCTACAACCTGAAGACGGCAGATGAAGCCAATGCGCTCTTCCCGCTCCTGGCCACCTGGTTCGAGGCGGCCGGCATTGAGCCTGCCAAACGCGCCGAAATCGTGGTGAGCACCCCTGACTTCTTTGCGGGGGCCACTGTGCTCCTGGACGAAGTGCCGTTGTCCACTTGGCAGGAGTGGCTGGCGATGCGGGTCGTCAGCGCTGCCGCCCCGTACCTGTCCTCGGAGTTCGTGGACGCCAACTTCGCCTTTTACGGCACCACCATCAGCGGCACACCGCGCAACAAGGACCGCTGGAAGCGGGGCGTGGCCGTAGTGGAGTCCGGACTGGGCGAGGCGGTGGGCCAGATCTACGTGGCGCGGCACTTCCCCGAGACCCACAAGGAGCGGATGCAGACCCTGGTGGCGAACCTCACCGAAGCCTACCGCCGGAGCATCAACGACGTTGACTGGATGGGCGAAGACACCAAAGCGGAGGCCCTCCGCAAGCTTGCTGCCTTCCGTGCCAAGATCGGCTACCCGGACGAGTGGATCGACTACTCTGCCGTGGAGATCAGGCCCGATGACCTGCTGGGCAACGTGGAGCGCGCCCATAACGCCGACGTCGACCGGCACCTGGACGAGGTGGGCAAACCGGTGGACCGCAACAAGTGGCTGATGACGCCGCAGACGGTCAACGCCTACTACCACCCCATGATGAACGAAATTGTGTTCCCGGCAGCAATCCTGCAGCCGCCGTTCTTTACCGCCGACGCCGACGACGCCGTCAACTACGGCGGCATCGGCGCGGTGATCGGACACGAGATTGGCCACGGCTTCGATGACCAGGGCTCACAGTTCGATGGCGGCGGCGCGCTCCGCAACTGGTGGACCGACCAGGACCGCCAGGCTTTCGAGGCCCTGACGGCCCGCCTCGTGGCACAGTATGACGCCCTGTCACCCACCGCCGCGCCGGGGCACCACGTCAACGGCCGGCTCACGCTGGGCGAGAACATCGGCGACCTCGCAGGCCTCACCATCGCCTACAAGGCATACCTGATCAGCCTGGACGGGAAAGAACCCGAAGTCCTGGACGGCCTGACCGGGCAACAACGCTTCTTCGCGTCCTGGGCCGCCGGTTGGCGCCAGGTGATCCGGCAGGAGGAAGCCATCCGGCGCCTGGCAACGGACCCGCACTCCCCCAACGAGTTCCGCACCAACGCCATTGCGAAGAACCTTGATTCATTCCATGAGGCGTTCGACGTGACGGAGGCGGACGGCATGTGGATGCCCGCCGCCGAACGCGTCAGCATCTGGTAG
- the leuA gene encoding 2-isopropylmalate synthase, with protein sequence MRNAQKPSGMPAHRYTPFQDQIKVELPDRTWPDKVITKAPRWCAVDLRDGNQALIDPMSPARKMKMFDLLVRMGYKEIEVGFPSASQTDFDFVRQLIEGNHIPDDVTIQVLTQAREHLIERTYESLVGAKQAIVHLYNSTSVLQRRVVFNQDEDGILDIALQGARLCRKYEETLADTHVTYEYSPESFTGTELEYAVRVCNAVADVFEASADRQVIINLPATVEMATPNVYADSIEWMSRHLHPREGIILSLHPHNDRGTGVAAAELGYMAGADRIEGCLFGNGERTGNVDLVTLGLNLFVQGIDPMIDFSNIDDVRRTVEYCNQLPVPERSPYGGDLVFTAFSGSHQDAIKKGFEALERDAAAAGKAVDDFTWQVPYLPVDPKDLGRSYEAVIRVNSQSGKGGVAYLLKNEHSLDLPRRAQIEFSGVIQRRTDTAGGEVSGAQLWQIFQDEYLPSGQAEGQWGRYSLGAVKTETGDDGGMTLHASLTIDGSQVRRTGTGNGPIAALLNILHEDGVDVRVLDYSEHALSEGGNAMAAAYVECAVGERVLWGAGIDANTSMSSLKAVISAVNRAIRDAQA encoded by the coding sequence ATGCGTAACGCACAAAAGCCCTCAGGAATGCCTGCCCACCGGTACACCCCTTTCCAGGACCAGATCAAGGTCGAACTGCCGGACCGCACCTGGCCGGACAAGGTCATCACCAAAGCCCCGCGCTGGTGCGCGGTCGATCTCCGCGACGGCAACCAGGCCCTGATCGATCCCATGAGCCCGGCCCGCAAGATGAAGATGTTCGACCTGCTGGTCCGCATGGGCTACAAGGAAATCGAGGTCGGTTTCCCGTCCGCTTCGCAGACGGACTTCGACTTTGTCCGCCAACTCATCGAGGGAAACCACATCCCGGACGATGTCACCATTCAGGTCCTCACGCAGGCCCGCGAACACCTGATCGAACGGACCTACGAATCGCTGGTCGGGGCCAAGCAGGCCATCGTCCACCTCTACAACTCCACGTCCGTCCTGCAGCGGCGCGTGGTGTTCAACCAGGACGAGGACGGAATCCTGGACATCGCCCTGCAGGGTGCGCGGCTGTGCAGGAAGTACGAGGAAACGCTCGCGGACACCCACGTGACCTACGAGTACTCGCCGGAGTCCTTCACGGGGACCGAACTGGAGTACGCGGTGCGGGTTTGCAACGCCGTCGCCGATGTCTTTGAAGCCTCCGCAGACCGCCAGGTGATCATCAACCTCCCCGCCACGGTGGAAATGGCCACGCCCAACGTCTACGCCGATTCCATCGAGTGGATGAGCCGGCACCTCCACCCGCGTGAGGGAATCATCCTGTCCCTGCACCCGCACAACGACCGCGGCACCGGTGTGGCCGCCGCCGAGCTGGGATACATGGCCGGCGCCGACCGCATCGAAGGCTGCCTCTTTGGCAACGGCGAGCGGACCGGCAACGTGGACCTGGTGACGCTGGGCTTGAATCTGTTCGTCCAGGGAATCGACCCCATGATTGACTTCTCCAACATTGACGACGTCCGCCGGACCGTGGAGTACTGCAACCAGCTGCCCGTCCCGGAGCGTTCGCCCTACGGCGGAGACCTGGTCTTCACCGCGTTCTCCGGGTCCCACCAGGACGCCATCAAGAAGGGCTTCGAAGCCCTCGAGCGGGATGCCGCTGCGGCCGGCAAAGCCGTGGACGACTTCACCTGGCAGGTACCGTACCTGCCGGTGGACCCCAAGGACCTTGGCCGCAGCTATGAAGCCGTGATCCGCGTCAACTCCCAGTCCGGCAAGGGCGGCGTGGCCTACCTGCTCAAGAATGAGCACAGCCTGGACTTGCCGCGCCGTGCCCAGATCGAATTCTCCGGCGTCATCCAGCGACGCACCGACACCGCCGGCGGGGAGGTCAGCGGTGCGCAGCTCTGGCAGATCTTCCAGGACGAGTACCTGCCCTCCGGCCAGGCTGAGGGGCAGTGGGGCCGCTACTCGCTGGGTGCCGTCAAGACAGAAACAGGTGACGACGGCGGCATGACGCTGCACGCCTCGCTCACCATTGATGGCTCGCAGGTCCGGCGCACCGGCACCGGTAACGGTCCGATCGCGGCCCTGTTGAACATCCTCCATGAAGACGGCGTGGATGTCCGGGTGCTGGACTACAGTGAACACGCACTGTCCGAAGGCGGCAACGCCATGGCCGCCGCATACGTCGAGTGTGCTGTGGGGGAGCGGGTCCTGTGGGGTGCCGGCATCGACGCCAACACCAGCATGTCGTCGCTCAAGGCCGTCATTTCGGCCGTCAACCGCGCTATCCGCGACGCCCAGGCCTGA
- the recO gene encoding DNA repair protein RecO: MVQQSFASRAYRDDAVVLRTHKLGEADRIITLLTKHHGQVRAVAKGVRRTSSRFGARLEPFMVADLQLVSGRTLDIVTQAVAKGAYGGSIAADYGRYTVAAAMTETAEKLTDVDGEAGTAQYNLLVGALAALSRDEHAAGLILDSYLLRALSTGGWAPSFTDCARCGAPGPHSAFSSPLGGMVCAQCRPPGSPAPAPETVRLLAALLTGDWTTADASLAPHRKEAAGLVAAYLQWHLERVLKSLKHVERT; encoded by the coding sequence GTGGTCCAACAGTCTTTTGCCTCCCGGGCGTACCGGGACGACGCCGTGGTGCTGCGCACGCACAAGCTGGGCGAGGCTGACAGGATCATCACGCTCCTGACCAAGCATCACGGCCAGGTCCGCGCGGTGGCAAAGGGCGTACGCCGCACCAGCAGCCGGTTCGGTGCCCGGCTTGAACCGTTCATGGTGGCCGACCTTCAGTTGGTGTCCGGCCGGACGCTGGATATCGTCACCCAGGCGGTGGCAAAGGGTGCCTACGGCGGCAGCATCGCTGCGGACTACGGCCGGTATACGGTGGCCGCCGCCATGACCGAGACGGCGGAGAAGCTGACGGACGTCGACGGTGAGGCCGGGACGGCGCAGTACAACCTGCTGGTGGGTGCCCTGGCCGCGTTGAGCCGGGATGAGCATGCCGCCGGCCTGATCCTGGATTCCTACCTCCTGCGTGCGTTGTCCACCGGCGGATGGGCCCCGAGCTTCACTGACTGTGCCCGCTGCGGCGCGCCGGGGCCGCATTCAGCATTTTCGTCGCCCCTTGGCGGCATGGTTTGTGCCCAGTGCAGGCCCCCGGGTTCCCCTGCCCCGGCGCCTGAGACCGTCAGGCTGCTGGCCGCCCTGCTGACCGGGGACTGGACGACGGCGGACGCATCGTTGGCTCCGCACCGCAAGGAAGCTGCGGGCCTGGTGGCGGCGTACCTGCAGTGGCACTTGGAACGAGTCCTGAAATCCCTCAAACACGTGGAGCGTACCTGA
- a CDS encoding isoprenyl transferase, whose product MALGKKNNAARRRTHPVAAPYPHPSGEVAPSIPAEFIPRHVAIVMDGNGRWANQRGLPRIEGHKAGEPALLDVMAGAIELGIEYVSVYAFSTENWRRSPEEVRFLMGFNKDVLRRQRNQLDDWGVRIRWAGRRPRLWGSVIRELEEAEEFTAANSTCNLTMCVNYGGRAEITDAVSAIAADVAAGRLKPGSITERTIQKYLDEPDLPDVDLFLRSSGEQRLSNFLLWQSAYAEFVFMDTLWPDVDRRTLWAAVEEYASRDRRYGGAVDAAAAPADSKAEQPHP is encoded by the coding sequence GTGGCCCTGGGTAAAAAGAACAATGCAGCCCGCAGGCGAACCCATCCTGTAGCGGCGCCCTACCCGCATCCTTCCGGCGAAGTGGCGCCGTCCATCCCGGCCGAGTTCATTCCCCGGCACGTCGCTATTGTGATGGATGGCAATGGCCGCTGGGCCAACCAGCGGGGCCTCCCGCGGATTGAGGGGCATAAAGCGGGGGAGCCGGCGCTGCTCGATGTCATGGCCGGTGCCATCGAACTAGGGATCGAGTATGTGAGTGTTTACGCGTTCTCTACGGAGAACTGGCGCAGGTCTCCGGAGGAAGTCCGCTTCCTGATGGGATTTAACAAGGATGTGCTGCGAAGGCAACGGAACCAGCTGGACGACTGGGGCGTGCGGATCCGCTGGGCAGGACGGAGGCCCCGGCTGTGGGGCTCGGTGATCCGCGAATTGGAGGAAGCCGAGGAGTTCACTGCGGCCAACAGCACCTGTAATTTGACCATGTGTGTTAATTACGGCGGTCGTGCTGAGATCACCGACGCGGTTTCGGCAATTGCCGCAGATGTGGCCGCGGGCAGGCTGAAGCCCGGTTCCATCACCGAACGGACCATCCAGAAGTACCTCGATGAGCCCGACCTTCCGGACGTGGACCTCTTCCTGCGCAGTTCGGGCGAGCAGAGGCTGTCCAACTTCCTGCTCTGGCAGTCCGCATACGCAGAATTCGTCTTCATGGACACGCTCTGGCCGGATGTGGACCGGCGCACCCTGTGGGCCGCCGTCGAGGAATATGCCAGCCGGGACCGCCGCTACGGCGGGGCTGTGGATGCGGCGGCCGCACCGGCGGATTCAAAGGCGGAGCAGCCTCACCCGTAA
- a CDS encoding alpha/beta hydrolase yields MQWQPDILGRDFESCSFVATGADGVERTATLVRLRPPGDVDVPAGRRRAVLFLHGWSDYFFNADLARFWAGAGYDFYALDMHNHGRSLRPEFPGGYVGDLAAYDAEIQEACRLIELAGAPGPVALMGHSTGGLVAALWTSRHPEAVSQLILNSPWLEMHGSALVRRAASGMVRPVARFRPQAVLRLPQRGHYWRTISSAADGEWPLDERYRPRMAFPVRAGWLRAVLAGHARVARGLGIQVPILVLLSKGSANGLFWSEDMRRTDAVLDVSTIGARALTLGSTVTVERIDGALHDVFLSPKAIRTDAYARLARWLRAYG; encoded by the coding sequence ATGCAGTGGCAGCCGGACATCCTGGGCAGGGACTTCGAGTCCTGTTCCTTTGTGGCCACCGGGGCCGACGGCGTGGAGCGGACGGCAACCCTGGTCCGGCTCCGGCCGCCCGGGGATGTGGACGTTCCGGCCGGCCGCCGCCGGGCAGTGCTGTTCCTTCATGGCTGGAGCGACTACTTCTTCAACGCGGACCTGGCACGTTTCTGGGCAGGGGCCGGATACGACTTCTATGCGCTGGACATGCACAACCACGGGCGGAGCCTGCGGCCGGAGTTCCCTGGCGGCTACGTTGGCGACCTCGCCGCCTATGACGCGGAAATCCAGGAGGCGTGCCGCCTCATAGAACTTGCCGGCGCGCCAGGGCCGGTGGCTTTGATGGGGCACTCCACCGGCGGGCTGGTGGCAGCACTGTGGACCAGCCGCCATCCGGAGGCCGTGTCACAACTGATCCTCAACAGCCCATGGCTGGAGATGCACGGGAGCGCACTGGTGCGCCGCGCCGCGTCAGGCATGGTTCGGCCCGTGGCCCGCTTCCGGCCCCAGGCGGTGCTCCGCCTTCCACAGCGAGGCCACTACTGGCGCACCATCAGCAGCGCCGCCGACGGCGAGTGGCCGCTCGACGAGCGGTACCGCCCACGCATGGCTTTCCCGGTACGCGCCGGCTGGCTGAGGGCCGTGCTCGCCGGCCACGCCCGGGTGGCCCGCGGCCTGGGGATCCAGGTGCCCATCCTGGTGCTGCTGTCCAAGGGCAGCGCAAACGGCCTCTTCTGGTCGGAGGACATGCGCCGGACCGATGCCGTCCTGGATGTGTCGACCATCGGCGCCCGCGCCCTGACACTGGGCAGCACGGTGACCGTGGAACGGATTGACGGCGCCCTGCACGACGTCTTCCTCTCCCCCAAGGCAATCCGGACCGACGCCTACGCACGGCTGGCCCGCTGGCTGCGGGCTTACGGGTGA
- a CDS encoding quinone-dependent dihydroorotate dehydrogenase, producing MRVYPTFFKLAFSWMDAERAHKIGFKGIRLAHATGAGRILQKLTAPAPSLRTTAFGVTFPSPFGLAAGFDKEGLGIEALSELGFGHVEVGTITGQAQPGNDKPRLFRLVQDRAVINRMGFNNDGAATVAPRLKAARAALQRRYPEVRPVIGINIGKTKVVELADAVDDYLVSARSLAPAADYLVVNVSSPNTPGLRLLQDVETLRPLLVAVGQEADRAAGRHVPLLVKIAPDLSDEDIDDVARLALDLKLDGIIATNTTIARSGLSSAAGDVEKCGAGGLSGAPLKQRSLEVLKRLKDATGDALTLVSVGGVESAKDVQDRLDAGATLVQGYTAFLYEGPFWAARINKQLAKNRRR from the coding sequence ATGCGCGTTTATCCCACTTTCTTCAAGCTGGCCTTTTCATGGATGGACGCCGAGCGCGCCCACAAGATCGGATTCAAGGGGATCCGGCTCGCGCATGCCACCGGCGCGGGGAGGATCCTGCAGAAGCTGACCGCTCCGGCGCCCTCGCTGCGGACCACCGCCTTCGGCGTTACCTTTCCCTCGCCCTTCGGGCTGGCTGCTGGCTTCGACAAAGAAGGGCTCGGCATCGAGGCCCTCAGCGAGCTTGGATTCGGCCACGTGGAGGTGGGCACCATCACCGGCCAGGCCCAGCCTGGCAATGACAAGCCCCGGCTATTCCGCCTGGTCCAGGACAGGGCCGTGATCAACCGGATGGGATTCAACAACGACGGCGCCGCAACCGTCGCGCCCCGGCTCAAGGCCGCCCGCGCAGCACTTCAGCGCCGGTACCCGGAAGTCCGGCCGGTCATCGGCATCAACATCGGCAAGACCAAGGTGGTGGAGCTGGCCGACGCCGTGGACGACTACCTGGTCAGCGCCCGCAGCCTGGCCCCTGCCGCCGACTATCTGGTGGTGAACGTCAGTTCCCCCAATACTCCGGGGCTCCGGCTGCTCCAGGACGTGGAAACGCTCCGCCCGCTCCTGGTTGCCGTGGGGCAGGAAGCCGACCGGGCCGCCGGACGGCATGTGCCGCTGCTGGTGAAGATCGCCCCTGACCTGAGCGATGAGGACATCGACGACGTTGCCCGGCTGGCGTTGGACCTGAAGCTGGACGGCATTATCGCCACCAATACCACCATCGCCAGGTCGGGGCTCTCGTCGGCTGCCGGCGACGTGGAAAAGTGCGGAGCCGGCGGACTGTCCGGAGCTCCCCTGAAGCAGCGCTCACTGGAGGTCTTGAAGCGGCTCAAAGACGCCACAGGTGATGCGCTGACCCTGGTGTCAGTCGGTGGCGTGGAGTCCGCCAAGGACGTACAGGACAGGCTCGACGCCGGGGCCACCCTGGTGCAGGGCTACACCGCGTTCCTGTACGAGGGACCGTTCTGGGCCGCGCGGATCAACAAGCAGTTGGCGAAGAACCGCCGCCGCTGA
- a CDS encoding DUF3043 domain-containing protein — MFGRRKEAPSAQETVDQQAAEAEARQNSVVGKGAPTPTRKAQEAARKRPLVPEDRKASKAAERQAVQDQRLKMRRALDTGDEKFLPLRDKGPQKRFARDYVDARFNLGEYLMFGALLFVLVSLMVPASSDMMIYVLGAFWVMFLAVFVDVFILSRKLRKGLAQKFGDVEGGTVWYGSMRSLQFRKLRLPKPLVGRGQYPS, encoded by the coding sequence GTGTTCGGACGTAGAAAAGAAGCGCCCTCGGCGCAGGAAACAGTAGACCAGCAGGCAGCGGAAGCAGAGGCCCGGCAGAACAGCGTGGTGGGCAAGGGTGCCCCTACCCCCACCCGGAAGGCCCAGGAAGCTGCCCGCAAGCGTCCGTTGGTGCCTGAGGACCGCAAGGCATCCAAGGCCGCCGAACGCCAGGCGGTGCAGGACCAGCGGTTGAAGATGCGCCGGGCGCTGGACACCGGCGACGAGAAGTTCCTGCCGCTGCGTGACAAGGGACCGCAAAAGCGCTTTGCGCGGGACTATGTGGACGCACGATTCAACCTCGGCGAATACCTGATGTTCGGCGCGCTGCTGTTTGTCCTGGTGTCCTTGATGGTTCCGGCCTCCAGCGACATGATGATCTACGTGCTCGGCGCGTTCTGGGTGATGTTCCTGGCCGTCTTCGTTGACGTCTTCATCCTCTCCCGCAAACTCCGCAAGGGCCTGGCGCAGAAGTTCGGCGATGTGGAGGGCGGGACCGTTTGGTACGGCTCCATGCGCTCCCTGCAGTTCCGCAAACTGCGGCTGCCCAAACCCCTGGTTGGCCGCGGACAGTACCCCTCCTGA